A segment of the Pseudomonadota bacterium genome:
TCTTAGGGTCATCGATTTCTGACAGTTCCGAAGAAGGGATAGAAAAATGCTGCCACAACCCTGGCAGGTCATTAAACTTTAAATCGACAATCTGTACCTTATTTTCCTTGATAATACGATTTACATTCTGTATATCCCTTGTAGTTGATGCCCCATTCCAACGAAACGAAACCTTACTTTCCTTTCTCATTATTTGAATCCTCCTCTATATTTTTTATATGTTTCCTTCATAATATTGTCTGAGGTTGTCTATGTAGTAGCGTAATAAATGGAATTTATCCCTCAGCTCGGCTGTATTATGGTCGATTTCCCATGCTCCCTCCGCATCATCCAGCACATTCCTTGCTTTGACCAGTAAATTTTCTACTACTGTTCTACTCGGTTTCTCTACGGATTTTCCTTCCTTCTGGATGTCCTGTGAGATATCATACGATGTATCTACAAGTTTTAATCTTCTTGCTTTATCTGTGGTTCCCATGTTTCGCCTCACATAAAACATGATTTAGCTTTCTTACCATGAATATCGTCTTTGATTATTTTGAACGGCTTTGTTCGATTTTTTTTGAAAACCCTTCAAGGACGGTGAGGGATTAATTAGACCTACACTTCTATGTGTAAATCTAACTTTACTCTATTACAAGTAAGAGACTATCTTTTCTGGTAACCATTTTAAAAAAAGGTAAGAAATCGAGGAGTCTATGATTCAAGTGTTTTAAAATCCCTTGAATCCTTGAACCCCTGGAATCCTTGAATCCTGTTTTTATTATCATCCAATCGCAACTCCTCCTCTCTCTTCAGTGCGAATACGGATACATTCAACTAAATCCAGGACAAAGATCTTTCCATCCCCTACTTTCCCTGTCTGGGCGCCTTTGATAATCGCATTAATTGTTGGCCCCACAAAGCTCTCATTCACTGCAATCTCCAGACGTATCTTTCTT
Coding sequences within it:
- a CDS encoding P-II family nitrogen regulator, translated to MKLIIAIIKPDRLEAVKQELYKAEVNLITVNEVLGHGRQMGVTEVYRGVKEMGNLLRKIRLEIAVNESFVGPTINAIIKGAQTGKVGDGKIFVLDLVECIRIRTEERGGVAIG